In a genomic window of Drosophila takahashii strain IR98-3 E-12201 chromosome 3L, DtakHiC1v2, whole genome shotgun sequence:
- the FucTD gene encoding alpha-(1,3)-fucosyltransferase C translates to MPIDRLRPTPVDKILSFRRNPDPQQLERQQTDGLENVPRFLPSQFLKDEDNGKDRRMPDSDSINSEDAIRLPPPRRSPVSMRNLQRELYSPNQCMNVLKVVVAVVTICVLFATIPLSRHHKTTKEQDLKMILLWNEPLIGGPAHMECGCLVTNQRKYNDKAFDAVVVNADHPYSFKGLQDIQHKPDFYVVYAAKKPISQDLQSDFQWFNLTMTYRLDSHLIWTDYYFSHTNLARRLKWFRNPSKNFADDMPESTIQRLEGEIIKKSRLAVYMLYEVNENSLPESLYLEELRKYADLDAHESCLGSYDCSPYYFMLIFEPTACPDYVSPQMFTAMDKYVVPVLIGGGNLTNLVPQHSYISSKDFATPKDLINHLKDLADNTEEYKRYFWWHSLYKVRKTSQPYCALCKLIQQPPEERQIQGSSGLDIINWWTQYQCPNRSTTFL, encoded by the exons ATGCCTATAGATAGACTTCGTCCTACACCTGTTGACAAGATCTTAAGTTTTAGGAGGAATCCCGATCCGCAGCAGCTGGAAAGACAGCAGACAGATGGATTGGAAAATGTTCCCAGGTTTTTGCCTTCTCAATTTCTAAAGGATGAGGATAATGGCAAGGATCGACGAATGCCAGACAGCGATTCCATAAATTCCGAAGATGCTATAAGGCTGCCTCCTCCGAGGAGATCTCCAGTTTCCATGAGGAATCTCCAAAGGGAGCTGTACTCCCCCAATCAATGTATGAATGTCCTGAAAGTTGTGGTGGCTGTGGTAACCATTTGCGTGCTGTTCGCCACGATTCCCTTGTCTCGTCACCATAAGACAACTAAAGAGCAAGATCTCAAGATGATTTTGCTATGGAATGAGCCACTGATTGGAGGACCTGCCCACATGGAATGCGGTTGCCTGGTGACCAATCAAAGgaaatacaatgacaaagcttTCGATGCGGTGGTCGTAAATGCAGATCATCCTTATTCCTTTAAAGGTTTACAGGATATCCAACACAAACCGGATTTCTATGTGGTTTATGCCGCCAAGAAGCCAATTTCACAGGATCTGCAGTCCGATTTCCAGTGGTTTAACCTAACCATGACTTATCGTCTGGATTCGCATCTTATATGGACGGATTACTACTTTTCCCATACTAATCTCGCCAGAAGACTCAAGTGGTTCCGTAATCCCAGCAAGAATTTTGCCGATGATATGCCAGAATCTACCATCCAACGTTTGGAGGGGGAGATAATAAAGAAATCCCGATTGGCTGTCTATATGCTCTATGAGGTGAATGAGAATAGTCTGCCAGAAAGTTTGTATTTGGAGGAGCTGCGCAAATATGCCGATCTCGATGCCCATGAAAGTTGCCTGGGTTCCTATGA ctGCAGTCCCTACTATTTCATGCTGATCTTCGAACCAACTGCTTGTCCGGATTATGTATCTCCGCAGATGTTTACAGCTATGGATAAATATGTGGTACCCGTTTTGATTGGAGGAGGAAATCTAACCAATCTGGTGCCACAGCATTCTTATATTAGCAGCAAGGACTTTGCCACTCCCAAAGATCTTATTAATCATCTTAAGGATCTAGCTGATAATACAGAGGAATATAAGCGCTATTTCTGGTGGCACTCTCTCTATAAAGTCAGGAAAACTTCGCAACCCTACTGCGCCCTCTGCAAACTCATTCAACAGCCTCCCGAAGAACGCCAAATTCAAGGATCCTCTGGCCTGGACATCATCAACTGGTGGACCCAATACCAATGCCCCAATCGATCCACAACCTTCCTCTGA
- the LOC108055131 gene encoding uncharacterized protein, translated as MDSYERARKLQEDAGIPPGVVKRCCCNCRRKLDPYQLFDDNVEDIAKSLAQIMLICGISTSKSCAARSIIKRAFVYHERLRTTCPPNPAPGSRLNREDLLQALRLKCEMEPVEAMLTYAIIKRAFKAFYHGKPLVTISNPIVDAMAVHTQHAAWMHAAHKTARIFDNYKAAFFWAHKHYERQINLVYTALYQRMTTRSDPLLVPGCPCRGCSKQEVPGHPKAGKKQMTKIKLTEGADLPEPCILCGLQVPRMEKGAVKIKRKLPRPILNHEVNLPRCQQCNSPFLICECNIDQLTGEQFGECGQDSYKVKWYRLEEPVAITQPNPRSSPGDEEQDTSYAEAMEPPEDWDNHHCPLDCKHDSCSESSNVCHSTSSSGSSGSSGSDFATCEEGDDKEEDVVAKLEDYLNKLWAEEVAQKKNPAYVPRTIEPPGLKCLKCKD; from the coding sequence ATGGACAGTTATGAGAGGGCCAGGAAGCTTCAAGAGGATGCGGGCATCCCACCTGGGGTTGTCAAACgatgctgctgcaactgcCGAAGGAAGTTGGATCCCTATCAACTATTCGATGACAATGTGGAGGATATAGCCAAGAGTCTGGCTCAGATAATGTTGATTTGTGGCATTAGCACGTCTAAATCCTGCGCTGCGAGGTCGATAATCAAAAGGGCCTTTGTTTATCACGAGCGATTAAGGACCACCTGTCCACCGAATCCTGCGCCCGGGAGTCGTCTGAATCGCGAGGACTTGCTGCAGGCACTGCGACTCAAGTGCGAAATGGAACCCGTGGAGGCGATGCTCACCTATGCGATCATCAAGAGGGCTTTTAAGGCATTCTATCATGGAAAACCCCTGGTTACAATTAGTAATCCCATTGTGGATGCCATGGCGGTGCACACCCAACATGCCGCCTGGATGCATGCAGCTCATAAGACCGCGAGGATTTTCGACAATTACAAGGCGGCCTTCTTCTGGGCCCACAAACACTACGAAAGGCAGATTAATCTGGTGTATACTGCTCTTTACCAACGAATGACCACCCGATCGGATCCTCTCCTGGTTCCGGGTTGTCCCTGCAGAGGTTGCTCCAAACAGGAGGTTCCCGGTCATCCGAAGGCTGGGAAAAAGCAGATGACGAAGATCAAGCTGACGGAGGGTGCAGATCTCCCGGAACCCTGCATCCTCTGCGGTTTGCAGGTGCCGCGAATGGAAAAGGGAGCTGTGAAGATCAAAAGGAAGTTACCACGTCCCATCTTAAATCATGAGGTTAATCTCCCCCGTTGCCAGCAGTGCAATTCACCCTTCCTCATCTGCGAGTGCAACATTGATCAGTTGACCGGCGAACAGTTTGGCGAATGTGGTCAGGATTCCTACAAGGTCAAGTGGTATCGTCTGGAGGAACCAGTGGCTATAACCCAACCCAATCCCCGATCTTCCCCTGGAGATGAAGAACAGGACACCAGCTATGCGGAGGCTATGGAACCTCCAGAGGATTGGGATAACCATCATTGCCCCTTGGACTGCAAACACGATTCCTGCAGCGAATCCTCGAATGTCTGTCATAGCACTTCCTCCTCGGGTTCATCGGGTTCCTCGGGCAGTGACTTTGCCACCTGCGAGGAGGGCGATGACAAGGAGGAGGACGTTGTGGCCAAGCTGGAGGATTACCTCAACAAACTGTGGGCCGAGGAGGTGGCGCAGAAGAAGAATCCTGCGTATGTGCCCAGAACTATTGAGCCACCTGGTTTGAAGTGTCTTAAATGCAAGGACTAA